The Vidua macroura isolate BioBank_ID:100142 chromosome 9, ASM2450914v1, whole genome shotgun sequence genome has a window encoding:
- the REG4 gene encoding regenerating islet-derived protein 4, producing MAAAGRLALLLLGCVGLLRPVDGRYINYCPDGWSYYKLSCFKYFPEPRSWDEAESRCQDVKKGAHLAWVEDAHEASTLQRTISYHQRVQPVWIGLQKSKERQAWQWMSGKDYSAASEMPGNGARGGSCAMLTHHSGFSVWSSADCSRRHHYICKFYPLH from the exons ATGGCGGCTGCGGGCAGACttgcccttctgctgctgggctgcGTGGGGCTCCTGCGGCCAGTCG ACGGCAGGTACATAAACTACTGCCCCGACGGCTGGTCCTACTACAAGCTCAGCTGCTTCAAATACTTCCCCGAGCCCCGGAGCTGGGACGAGGCTGAG AGTCGGTGCCAGGACGTCAAGAAAGGCGCCCACCTGGCCTGGGTGGAGGACGCCCACGAGGCATCCACCCTGCAGAGAACCATCTCCTACCACCAGCGTGTGCAGCCCGTCTGGATTGGACTCCAAAAGAGTAAAGAG AGACAGGCCTGGCAGTGGATGAGTGGGAAGGACTACAGTGCCGCCAGTGAGATGCCTGGGAACGGTGCCCGCGGGGGGAGCTGCGCCATGCTGACCCATCACAGCG GCTTCTCTGTGTGGTCTAGTGCCGACTGCTCCCGGAGGCATCACTACATCTGCAAGTTCTACCCCTTgcactga